A genomic stretch from Microplitis mediator isolate UGA2020A chromosome 10, iyMicMedi2.1, whole genome shotgun sequence includes:
- the LOC130675538 gene encoding voltage-dependent calcium channel subunit alpha-2/delta-3 isoform X2, translated as MKECLLPILFVLITFSTPGETDVVSFATVKTWAHKLGFELSQLGKYVTNVQKFEESYKQADVKAHDGSALVHEIAKDIKEMMESKISAIKRIMDIAETSALSSKDEIPGQEFQYVNAKNNNIEFDFSRHFGGEVNVSKSAVHVPTNVYDRAPDVIKAIKWSEELDQTFINNYEHDPSLSWQYFGSATGFMRQYPATTWNPKPVDLFDCRTRGWYIEAATSPKDILILVDVSGSMTGMRKEIARHVVNNILDTLGNNDFVNIILFSNETHEVVPCFNDTLVQANLANVRELKEAISTIKTDRIANFSLVLNQSFRLLERFRLNKEGAACNQAIMLITDGVPYNFKEIFQEWNWNNTDEPDKTDMPVRVFTYLIGREVTDVREVKWMACANRGYYVHLSTYAEVREQVLNYVPVMARPLVLGKTDHPTIWTPVYADITDPKMTDWLWEQIECEKQKELFLAYRRDRKLFNSKDQKDRRFVHKPKKQHHSHNDPDLQEYQLMTSVSMPVYDRRENANITELVLIKEAYWIPQTRETRIADLLGVAGTDVPIQEIQKLMMPHMLGVNGFAFIVTNNGYVLIHPDLRPVFQGILKPSYNAVDMAEVELMDSGKGPREFDEGILTFRDEVIDQLNGSVVLHTKYHYDDMKRVGRVKRKYDYTAIDNTPFTLVVSLPEHGHGSYRVHATEEIHRAHVNGQNATDYFADSNWRVHPDWIYCKYHYEDAHKDKYNSSEQLLVHFLTRTRQPGWFWSDRKLPSQPPEYSVSGSASSGSHSNPNTSDKNSYYCDRVLLQSLVHDAKVTEWFANINQTREEKGKQFQQRFGFTLAFMATHSGLTRWQDFPLDDLQESIPAEDHFSRLYPRAIDEIWYKRAVEQYYVQPDSFVFSVPLDEEGADNTTLVTASRAIFIGEGNAKAPAAVVGFQFQHTALRKLFHNITSTCDKAINCPRNCNDSSLACYLIDNNGYIIAAKQESDAGKFFGQVRGPVMNSLVDEGIFSKIRIFDYQGVCFKNIHHPNSGSLIFTPFKNIQKAASWLLAQLVWTWAKVGFWQSDYAYGHTFDYENEEDGHNDYEDNDDRTSEEKGEKAYDRVIINRTKPQSCDQEVYLYLLKNSSTKVYDVDLDTSKECSRPYVVQPVDFSNMLLIVVDLNCPNTAEPYIDVEPAEIIYFNTTLVCQKGFTNLKRRRPSSCIRNHPRESEIKDRCGLASTIGPNAGLLLILIISVFTITRLIRN; from the exons ATGAAGGAATGCTTACTGCCCATTTTATTTGTTCTAATTACATTTTCAACTCCAGGAGAAACCGACGTCGTCTCTTTCGCCAC agTAAAGACATGGGCGCACAAACTTGGCTTCGAGCTTTCACAGCTGGGAAAATACGTGACGAATGTTCAAAAATTCGAAGAAAGCTACAAGCAGGCTGACGTTAAAGCACATGATGGCAGTGCTCTTGTCCATGAGATTGCCAAAGATATCAAAGAAATGATGGAATCAAAAATATCAGCTATcaaa agGATAATGGACATAGCAGAAACATCAGCACTGTCATCAAAAGACGAGATACCTGGTCAAGAATTTCAGTATGTAAacgcaaaaaataataatattgagtTTGACTTCAGTCGGCACTTTGGTGGTGAAGTGAACGTCAGTAAATCAGCGGTACATGTACCGACAAATGTTTATGATCGTGCACCAGATGTCATTAAGGCGATAAAGTGGTCTGAGGAATTAGATCAaacgtttataaataattatgaacaTGATCCATCATTGTCGTGGCAATACTTTGGTAGTGCTACGGGTTTTATGCGACAATATCCAGCAACAACGTGGAATCCAAAGCCAGTCGATCTGTTTGATTGTAGAACACGTGGTTGGTATATTGAAGCTGCGACAAGTCCGAAAGATATATTAATTCTGGTTGATGTGTCGGGTAGCATGACAGGAATGCGTAAAGAAATAGCACGACATGTCGTAAACAATATCCTGGATACACTTGGAAACAATGATTTTGTTAACATAATATTGTTTTCCAATGAAACTCATGAGGTAGTTCCCTGTTTTAATGATACTCTTGTACAAGCAAACTTGGCAAATGTTCGTGAATTAAAAGAGGCAATATCTACTATTAAAACTGATAGGATTGCTAATTTTTCACTGGTATTAAACCAATCGTTCAGATTACTCGAGCGTTTTCGTTTGAATAAAGAAGGTGCTGCATGTAATCAAGCGATAATGCTTATCACCGATGGAGTACCATATAATTTCAAGGAAATATTTCAAGAGTGGAATTGGAACAATACTGATGAACCAGACAAAACTGATATGCCTGTTAGAGTTTTCACTTATCTAATAGGGAGAGAAGTTACTGATGTCAGAGAAGTTAAGTGGATGGCATGTGCTAATCGGGGTTACTATGTACATTTATCGACTTATGCTGAAGTCAGAGAACag gTATTGAATTATGTACCGGTAATGGCAAGACCTTTAGTACTAGGAAAAACAGATCATCCAACAATATGGACACCAGTATATGCAGATATAACAGATCCGAAAATGACAGACTGGCTTTGGGAGCAAATAGAATGCGAAAAACAGAAAGAATTATTTCTGGCTTATCGTAGAGACAGAAAATTATTCAACTCTAAAGATCAGAAGGATCGACGATTTGTTCATAAACCTAAAAAACAACATCACAGTCATAATGATCCTGATTTACAGGAGTATCAATTAATGACATCTGTCAGTATGCCTGTGTACGATCGACGGGAAAACGCG AATATCACCGAGCTAGTGCTGATAAAGGAAGCCTACTGGATCCCTCAGACAAGAGAG actAGAATTGCTGATTTACTTGGAGTCGCTGGGACGGATGTGCCGATACAAGAAATACAGAAACTCATGATGCCACatatg ttggGCGTTAATGGATTTGCTTTTATCGTAACTAACAATGGTTACGTTCTCATTCATCCTGATCTCAGGCCAGTg TTTCAAGGTATACTGAAACCATCATACAATGCTGTCGATATGGCCGAAGTTGAGTTAATGGACTCGGGTAAAGGTCCACGTGAATTTGATGAGGGAATATTAACC TTCCGAGACGAAGTTATCGATCAGTTAAATGGTAGTGTAGTACTCCATACCAAGTATCACTATGACGATATG aaaCGAGTTGGTagagtaaaaagaaaatatgatTACACTGCTATTGATAATACGCCCTTTACACTAGTGGTTTCTTTGCCAGAACACGGTCACGGCAGTTATCGTGTTCATGCCACTGAGGAAATACATCGCGCTCACGTTAAtg GACAAAATGCGACAGATTATTTTGCTGACAGCAACTGGCGGGTACATCCAGATTGGATTTATTGCAA ataTCATTATGAAGATGCAcataaagataaatataattcatcTGAACAATTACTTGTGCATTTTTTGACACGGACCCGTCAGCCGGGTTGGTTTTGGAGCGACAGAAAGCTGCCGTCTCAACCACCGGAATATTCTGTCTCTGGTTCGGCTAGTTCAGGATCACATT cgAATCCAAATACTTcagataaaaattcatactacTGTGACAGAGTACTTTTACAAAGTCTGGTTCACGATGCTAAGGTAACCGAATGGTTTGCAAACATCAACCAGACTCGCGAAGAAAAAGG gaaacaATTTCAACAACGTTTTGGGTTTACACTTGCATTTATGGCAACACACAGTGGGTTGACAAGGTGGCAAGATTTTCCGTTAGATGATTTACAAGAATCAATACCAGCGGAAGATCATTTTAGTAGATTATATCCACGGGCTATTGATGAAATTTGGTATAAACGTGCTGTTGAGCAGTATTACGTTCAACCAGATAGCTTTGTATTCTCAGTCCCACTTGATGAAGAAGGAGCTGATAATACAACACTCGTTACTGCTAGTCGAGCTATTTTTATAG GTGAAGGAAATGCTAAGGCACCGGCAGCAGTAGTTGGGTTTCAATTTCAGCATACAGCTCTTCGAAAACTGTTCCACAATATAACGTCTACCTGCGATAAAGCAATCAATTGCCCTCGTAATTGTAATGACAGCAGTCTAGCTTGTTACCTGATTGATAATAACGGATACATTATCGCTGCGAAACAAGAATCAGACGCTGGTAAATTTTTCGGTCAAGTCAGAGGTCCTGTGATGAATAGTTTAGTCGACGAAggtatttttagtaaaattagaATATTCGATTACCAAGGGgtctgttttaaaaatattcaccaTCCTAATTCCGgtagtttaatttttacg ccaTTTAAGAATATACAGAAAGCCGCTAGCTGGCTTTTAGCTCAATTAGTATGGACATGGGCTAAAGTAGGATTCTGGCAATCTGATTACGCATATGGACATACATTCGATTATGAAAATGAAGAAGACGGTCACAATGATTACGAAGATAATGACGACCGGACCTCTGAAGAAAAAGGGGAGAAAGCGTACGACCGTGTGATTATAAATAGAACTAAACCACAGTCTTGTGACCAAGAAGTTTAcctctatttattaaaaaatagttcaaCAAAAGTATATGACGTTGATTTAGATACAAGTAAAGAATGCAGTCGGCCGTACGTCGTCCAACCTGTTGATTTTAGTAATATGTTATTAATAGTTGTTGATTTAAATTGTCCAAATACAGCAGAGCCGTACATCGATGTGGAACCTGCTgaaattatttacttcaaCACCACACTGGTTTGCCAAAAAGGTTTTACAAATCTCAAGCGACGGAGGCCGTCGTCTTGCATCAGAAATCATCCGCGGGAAAGTGAGATAAAAGATCGGTGTGGTCTCGCATCGACGATAGGACCCAACGCGGGTCTTCTTTTAATACTCATTATTTCGGTATTTACCATCACAAGACTAATAcgtaattaa
- the LOC130675538 gene encoding voltage-dependent calcium channel subunit alpha-2/delta-3 isoform X1, which produces MKECLLPILFVLITFSTPGETDVVSFATVKTWAHKLGFELSQLGKYVTNVQKFEESYKQADVKAHDGSALVHEIAKDIKEMMESKISAIKRIMDIAETSALSSKDEIPGQEFQYVNAKNNNIEFDFSRHFGGEVNVSKSAVHVPTNVYDRAPDVIKAIKWSEELDQTFINNYEHDPSLSWQYFGSATGFMRQYPATTWNPKPVDLFDCRTRGWYIEAATSPKDILILVDVSGSMTGMRKEIARHVVNNILDTLGNNDFVNIILFSNETHEVVPCFNDTLVQANLANVRELKEAISTIKTDRIANFSLVLNQSFRLLERFRLNKEGAACNQAIMLITDGVPYNFKEIFQEWNWNNTDEPDKTDMPVRVFTYLIGREVTDVREVKWMACANRGYYVHLSTYAEVREQVLNYVPVMARPLVLGKTDHPTIWTPVYADITDPKMTDWLWEQIECEKQKELFLAYRRDRKLFNSKDQKDRRFVHKPKKQHHSHNDPDLQEYQLMTSVSMPVYDRRENANITELVLIKEAYWIPQTRETRIADLLGVAGTDVPIQEIQKLMMPHMLGVNGFAFIVTNNGYVLIHPDLRPVFQGILKPSYNAVDMAEVELMDSGKGPREFDEGILTFRDEVIDQLNGSVVLHTKYHYDDMKRVGRVKRKYDYTAIDNTPFTLVVSLPEHGHGSYRVHATEEIHRAHVNGQNATDYFADSNWRVHPDWIYCKYHYEDAHKDKYNSSEQLLVHFLTRTRQPGWFWSDRKLPSQPPEYSVSGSASSGSHSNPNTSDKNSYYCDRVLLQSLVHDAKVTEWFANINQTREEKGPLARLMNLLPRKQFQQRFGFTLAFMATHSGLTRWQDFPLDDLQESIPAEDHFSRLYPRAIDEIWYKRAVEQYYVQPDSFVFSVPLDEEGADNTTLVTASRAIFIGEGNAKAPAAVVGFQFQHTALRKLFHNITSTCDKAINCPRNCNDSSLACYLIDNNGYIIAAKQESDAGKFFGQVRGPVMNSLVDEGIFSKIRIFDYQGVCFKNIHHPNSGSLIFTPFKNIQKAASWLLAQLVWTWAKVGFWQSDYAYGHTFDYENEEDGHNDYEDNDDRTSEEKGEKAYDRVIINRTKPQSCDQEVYLYLLKNSSTKVYDVDLDTSKECSRPYVVQPVDFSNMLLIVVDLNCPNTAEPYIDVEPAEIIYFNTTLVCQKGFTNLKRRRPSSCIRNHPRESEIKDRCGLASTIGPNAGLLLILIISVFTITRLIRN; this is translated from the exons ATGAAGGAATGCTTACTGCCCATTTTATTTGTTCTAATTACATTTTCAACTCCAGGAGAAACCGACGTCGTCTCTTTCGCCAC agTAAAGACATGGGCGCACAAACTTGGCTTCGAGCTTTCACAGCTGGGAAAATACGTGACGAATGTTCAAAAATTCGAAGAAAGCTACAAGCAGGCTGACGTTAAAGCACATGATGGCAGTGCTCTTGTCCATGAGATTGCCAAAGATATCAAAGAAATGATGGAATCAAAAATATCAGCTATcaaa agGATAATGGACATAGCAGAAACATCAGCACTGTCATCAAAAGACGAGATACCTGGTCAAGAATTTCAGTATGTAAacgcaaaaaataataatattgagtTTGACTTCAGTCGGCACTTTGGTGGTGAAGTGAACGTCAGTAAATCAGCGGTACATGTACCGACAAATGTTTATGATCGTGCACCAGATGTCATTAAGGCGATAAAGTGGTCTGAGGAATTAGATCAaacgtttataaataattatgaacaTGATCCATCATTGTCGTGGCAATACTTTGGTAGTGCTACGGGTTTTATGCGACAATATCCAGCAACAACGTGGAATCCAAAGCCAGTCGATCTGTTTGATTGTAGAACACGTGGTTGGTATATTGAAGCTGCGACAAGTCCGAAAGATATATTAATTCTGGTTGATGTGTCGGGTAGCATGACAGGAATGCGTAAAGAAATAGCACGACATGTCGTAAACAATATCCTGGATACACTTGGAAACAATGATTTTGTTAACATAATATTGTTTTCCAATGAAACTCATGAGGTAGTTCCCTGTTTTAATGATACTCTTGTACAAGCAAACTTGGCAAATGTTCGTGAATTAAAAGAGGCAATATCTACTATTAAAACTGATAGGATTGCTAATTTTTCACTGGTATTAAACCAATCGTTCAGATTACTCGAGCGTTTTCGTTTGAATAAAGAAGGTGCTGCATGTAATCAAGCGATAATGCTTATCACCGATGGAGTACCATATAATTTCAAGGAAATATTTCAAGAGTGGAATTGGAACAATACTGATGAACCAGACAAAACTGATATGCCTGTTAGAGTTTTCACTTATCTAATAGGGAGAGAAGTTACTGATGTCAGAGAAGTTAAGTGGATGGCATGTGCTAATCGGGGTTACTATGTACATTTATCGACTTATGCTGAAGTCAGAGAACag gTATTGAATTATGTACCGGTAATGGCAAGACCTTTAGTACTAGGAAAAACAGATCATCCAACAATATGGACACCAGTATATGCAGATATAACAGATCCGAAAATGACAGACTGGCTTTGGGAGCAAATAGAATGCGAAAAACAGAAAGAATTATTTCTGGCTTATCGTAGAGACAGAAAATTATTCAACTCTAAAGATCAGAAGGATCGACGATTTGTTCATAAACCTAAAAAACAACATCACAGTCATAATGATCCTGATTTACAGGAGTATCAATTAATGACATCTGTCAGTATGCCTGTGTACGATCGACGGGAAAACGCG AATATCACCGAGCTAGTGCTGATAAAGGAAGCCTACTGGATCCCTCAGACAAGAGAG actAGAATTGCTGATTTACTTGGAGTCGCTGGGACGGATGTGCCGATACAAGAAATACAGAAACTCATGATGCCACatatg ttggGCGTTAATGGATTTGCTTTTATCGTAACTAACAATGGTTACGTTCTCATTCATCCTGATCTCAGGCCAGTg TTTCAAGGTATACTGAAACCATCATACAATGCTGTCGATATGGCCGAAGTTGAGTTAATGGACTCGGGTAAAGGTCCACGTGAATTTGATGAGGGAATATTAACC TTCCGAGACGAAGTTATCGATCAGTTAAATGGTAGTGTAGTACTCCATACCAAGTATCACTATGACGATATG aaaCGAGTTGGTagagtaaaaagaaaatatgatTACACTGCTATTGATAATACGCCCTTTACACTAGTGGTTTCTTTGCCAGAACACGGTCACGGCAGTTATCGTGTTCATGCCACTGAGGAAATACATCGCGCTCACGTTAAtg GACAAAATGCGACAGATTATTTTGCTGACAGCAACTGGCGGGTACATCCAGATTGGATTTATTGCAA ataTCATTATGAAGATGCAcataaagataaatataattcatcTGAACAATTACTTGTGCATTTTTTGACACGGACCCGTCAGCCGGGTTGGTTTTGGAGCGACAGAAAGCTGCCGTCTCAACCACCGGAATATTCTGTCTCTGGTTCGGCTAGTTCAGGATCACATT cgAATCCAAATACTTcagataaaaattcatactacTGTGACAGAGTACTTTTACAAAGTCTGGTTCACGATGCTAAGGTAACCGAATGGTTTGCAAACATCAACCAGACTCGCGAAGAAAAAGG ACCTTTAGCTAGGCTGATGAACCTCCTGCCCAG gaaacaATTTCAACAACGTTTTGGGTTTACACTTGCATTTATGGCAACACACAGTGGGTTGACAAGGTGGCAAGATTTTCCGTTAGATGATTTACAAGAATCAATACCAGCGGAAGATCATTTTAGTAGATTATATCCACGGGCTATTGATGAAATTTGGTATAAACGTGCTGTTGAGCAGTATTACGTTCAACCAGATAGCTTTGTATTCTCAGTCCCACTTGATGAAGAAGGAGCTGATAATACAACACTCGTTACTGCTAGTCGAGCTATTTTTATAG GTGAAGGAAATGCTAAGGCACCGGCAGCAGTAGTTGGGTTTCAATTTCAGCATACAGCTCTTCGAAAACTGTTCCACAATATAACGTCTACCTGCGATAAAGCAATCAATTGCCCTCGTAATTGTAATGACAGCAGTCTAGCTTGTTACCTGATTGATAATAACGGATACATTATCGCTGCGAAACAAGAATCAGACGCTGGTAAATTTTTCGGTCAAGTCAGAGGTCCTGTGATGAATAGTTTAGTCGACGAAggtatttttagtaaaattagaATATTCGATTACCAAGGGgtctgttttaaaaatattcaccaTCCTAATTCCGgtagtttaatttttacg ccaTTTAAGAATATACAGAAAGCCGCTAGCTGGCTTTTAGCTCAATTAGTATGGACATGGGCTAAAGTAGGATTCTGGCAATCTGATTACGCATATGGACATACATTCGATTATGAAAATGAAGAAGACGGTCACAATGATTACGAAGATAATGACGACCGGACCTCTGAAGAAAAAGGGGAGAAAGCGTACGACCGTGTGATTATAAATAGAACTAAACCACAGTCTTGTGACCAAGAAGTTTAcctctatttattaaaaaatagttcaaCAAAAGTATATGACGTTGATTTAGATACAAGTAAAGAATGCAGTCGGCCGTACGTCGTCCAACCTGTTGATTTTAGTAATATGTTATTAATAGTTGTTGATTTAAATTGTCCAAATACAGCAGAGCCGTACATCGATGTGGAACCTGCTgaaattatttacttcaaCACCACACTGGTTTGCCAAAAAGGTTTTACAAATCTCAAGCGACGGAGGCCGTCGTCTTGCATCAGAAATCATCCGCGGGAAAGTGAGATAAAAGATCGGTGTGGTCTCGCATCGACGATAGGACCCAACGCGGGTCTTCTTTTAATACTCATTATTTCGGTATTTACCATCACAAGACTAATAcgtaattaa
- the LOC130675538 gene encoding voltage-dependent calcium channel subunit alpha-2/delta-3 isoform X3, which yields MKECLLPILFVLITFSTPGETDVVSFATVKTWAHKLGFELSQLGKYVTNVQKFEESYKQADVKAHDGSALVHEIAKDIKEMMESKISAIKRIMDIAETSALSSKDEIPGQEFQYVNAKNNNIEFDFSRHFGGEVNVSKSAVHVPTNVYDRAPDVIKAIKWSEELDQTFINNYEHDPSLSWQYFGSATGFMRQYPATTWNPKPVDLFDCRTRGWYIEAATSPKDILILVDVSGSMTGMRKEIARHVVNNILDTLGNNDFVNIILFSNETHEVVPCFNDTLVQANLANVRELKEAISTIKTDRIANFSLVLNQSFRLLERFRLNKEGAACNQAIMLITDGVPYNFKEIFQEWNWNNTDEPDKTDMPVRVFTYLIGREVTDVREVKWMACANRGYYVHLSTYAEVREQVLNYVPVMARPLVLGKTDHPTIWTPVYADITDPKMTDWLWEQIECEKQKELFLAYRRDRKLFNSKDQKDRRFVHKPKKQHHSHNDPDLQEYQLMTSVSMPVYDRRENATRIADLLGVAGTDVPIQEIQKLMMPHMLGVNGFAFIVTNNGYVLIHPDLRPVFQGILKPSYNAVDMAEVELMDSGKGPREFDEGILTFRDEVIDQLNGSVVLHTKYHYDDMKRVGRVKRKYDYTAIDNTPFTLVVSLPEHGHGSYRVHATEEIHRAHVNGQNATDYFADSNWRVHPDWIYCKYHYEDAHKDKYNSSEQLLVHFLTRTRQPGWFWSDRKLPSQPPEYSVSGSASSGSHSNPNTSDKNSYYCDRVLLQSLVHDAKVTEWFANINQTREEKGPLARLMNLLPRKQFQQRFGFTLAFMATHSGLTRWQDFPLDDLQESIPAEDHFSRLYPRAIDEIWYKRAVEQYYVQPDSFVFSVPLDEEGADNTTLVTASRAIFIGEGNAKAPAAVVGFQFQHTALRKLFHNITSTCDKAINCPRNCNDSSLACYLIDNNGYIIAAKQESDAGKFFGQVRGPVMNSLVDEGIFSKIRIFDYQGVCFKNIHHPNSGSLIFTPFKNIQKAASWLLAQLVWTWAKVGFWQSDYAYGHTFDYENEEDGHNDYEDNDDRTSEEKGEKAYDRVIINRTKPQSCDQEVYLYLLKNSSTKVYDVDLDTSKECSRPYVVQPVDFSNMLLIVVDLNCPNTAEPYIDVEPAEIIYFNTTLVCQKGFTNLKRRRPSSCIRNHPRESEIKDRCGLASTIGPNAGLLLILIISVFTITRLIRN from the exons ATGAAGGAATGCTTACTGCCCATTTTATTTGTTCTAATTACATTTTCAACTCCAGGAGAAACCGACGTCGTCTCTTTCGCCAC agTAAAGACATGGGCGCACAAACTTGGCTTCGAGCTTTCACAGCTGGGAAAATACGTGACGAATGTTCAAAAATTCGAAGAAAGCTACAAGCAGGCTGACGTTAAAGCACATGATGGCAGTGCTCTTGTCCATGAGATTGCCAAAGATATCAAAGAAATGATGGAATCAAAAATATCAGCTATcaaa agGATAATGGACATAGCAGAAACATCAGCACTGTCATCAAAAGACGAGATACCTGGTCAAGAATTTCAGTATGTAAacgcaaaaaataataatattgagtTTGACTTCAGTCGGCACTTTGGTGGTGAAGTGAACGTCAGTAAATCAGCGGTACATGTACCGACAAATGTTTATGATCGTGCACCAGATGTCATTAAGGCGATAAAGTGGTCTGAGGAATTAGATCAaacgtttataaataattatgaacaTGATCCATCATTGTCGTGGCAATACTTTGGTAGTGCTACGGGTTTTATGCGACAATATCCAGCAACAACGTGGAATCCAAAGCCAGTCGATCTGTTTGATTGTAGAACACGTGGTTGGTATATTGAAGCTGCGACAAGTCCGAAAGATATATTAATTCTGGTTGATGTGTCGGGTAGCATGACAGGAATGCGTAAAGAAATAGCACGACATGTCGTAAACAATATCCTGGATACACTTGGAAACAATGATTTTGTTAACATAATATTGTTTTCCAATGAAACTCATGAGGTAGTTCCCTGTTTTAATGATACTCTTGTACAAGCAAACTTGGCAAATGTTCGTGAATTAAAAGAGGCAATATCTACTATTAAAACTGATAGGATTGCTAATTTTTCACTGGTATTAAACCAATCGTTCAGATTACTCGAGCGTTTTCGTTTGAATAAAGAAGGTGCTGCATGTAATCAAGCGATAATGCTTATCACCGATGGAGTACCATATAATTTCAAGGAAATATTTCAAGAGTGGAATTGGAACAATACTGATGAACCAGACAAAACTGATATGCCTGTTAGAGTTTTCACTTATCTAATAGGGAGAGAAGTTACTGATGTCAGAGAAGTTAAGTGGATGGCATGTGCTAATCGGGGTTACTATGTACATTTATCGACTTATGCTGAAGTCAGAGAACag gTATTGAATTATGTACCGGTAATGGCAAGACCTTTAGTACTAGGAAAAACAGATCATCCAACAATATGGACACCAGTATATGCAGATATAACAGATCCGAAAATGACAGACTGGCTTTGGGAGCAAATAGAATGCGAAAAACAGAAAGAATTATTTCTGGCTTATCGTAGAGACAGAAAATTATTCAACTCTAAAGATCAGAAGGATCGACGATTTGTTCATAAACCTAAAAAACAACATCACAGTCATAATGATCCTGATTTACAGGAGTATCAATTAATGACATCTGTCAGTATGCCTGTGTACGATCGACGGGAAAACGCG actAGAATTGCTGATTTACTTGGAGTCGCTGGGACGGATGTGCCGATACAAGAAATACAGAAACTCATGATGCCACatatg ttggGCGTTAATGGATTTGCTTTTATCGTAACTAACAATGGTTACGTTCTCATTCATCCTGATCTCAGGCCAGTg TTTCAAGGTATACTGAAACCATCATACAATGCTGTCGATATGGCCGAAGTTGAGTTAATGGACTCGGGTAAAGGTCCACGTGAATTTGATGAGGGAATATTAACC TTCCGAGACGAAGTTATCGATCAGTTAAATGGTAGTGTAGTACTCCATACCAAGTATCACTATGACGATATG aaaCGAGTTGGTagagtaaaaagaaaatatgatTACACTGCTATTGATAATACGCCCTTTACACTAGTGGTTTCTTTGCCAGAACACGGTCACGGCAGTTATCGTGTTCATGCCACTGAGGAAATACATCGCGCTCACGTTAAtg GACAAAATGCGACAGATTATTTTGCTGACAGCAACTGGCGGGTACATCCAGATTGGATTTATTGCAA ataTCATTATGAAGATGCAcataaagataaatataattcatcTGAACAATTACTTGTGCATTTTTTGACACGGACCCGTCAGCCGGGTTGGTTTTGGAGCGACAGAAAGCTGCCGTCTCAACCACCGGAATATTCTGTCTCTGGTTCGGCTAGTTCAGGATCACATT cgAATCCAAATACTTcagataaaaattcatactacTGTGACAGAGTACTTTTACAAAGTCTGGTTCACGATGCTAAGGTAACCGAATGGTTTGCAAACATCAACCAGACTCGCGAAGAAAAAGG ACCTTTAGCTAGGCTGATGAACCTCCTGCCCAG gaaacaATTTCAACAACGTTTTGGGTTTACACTTGCATTTATGGCAACACACAGTGGGTTGACAAGGTGGCAAGATTTTCCGTTAGATGATTTACAAGAATCAATACCAGCGGAAGATCATTTTAGTAGATTATATCCACGGGCTATTGATGAAATTTGGTATAAACGTGCTGTTGAGCAGTATTACGTTCAACCAGATAGCTTTGTATTCTCAGTCCCACTTGATGAAGAAGGAGCTGATAATACAACACTCGTTACTGCTAGTCGAGCTATTTTTATAG GTGAAGGAAATGCTAAGGCACCGGCAGCAGTAGTTGGGTTTCAATTTCAGCATACAGCTCTTCGAAAACTGTTCCACAATATAACGTCTACCTGCGATAAAGCAATCAATTGCCCTCGTAATTGTAATGACAGCAGTCTAGCTTGTTACCTGATTGATAATAACGGATACATTATCGCTGCGAAACAAGAATCAGACGCTGGTAAATTTTTCGGTCAAGTCAGAGGTCCTGTGATGAATAGTTTAGTCGACGAAggtatttttagtaaaattagaATATTCGATTACCAAGGGgtctgttttaaaaatattcaccaTCCTAATTCCGgtagtttaatttttacg ccaTTTAAGAATATACAGAAAGCCGCTAGCTGGCTTTTAGCTCAATTAGTATGGACATGGGCTAAAGTAGGATTCTGGCAATCTGATTACGCATATGGACATACATTCGATTATGAAAATGAAGAAGACGGTCACAATGATTACGAAGATAATGACGACCGGACCTCTGAAGAAAAAGGGGAGAAAGCGTACGACCGTGTGATTATAAATAGAACTAAACCACAGTCTTGTGACCAAGAAGTTTAcctctatttattaaaaaatagttcaaCAAAAGTATATGACGTTGATTTAGATACAAGTAAAGAATGCAGTCGGCCGTACGTCGTCCAACCTGTTGATTTTAGTAATATGTTATTAATAGTTGTTGATTTAAATTGTCCAAATACAGCAGAGCCGTACATCGATGTGGAACCTGCTgaaattatttacttcaaCACCACACTGGTTTGCCAAAAAGGTTTTACAAATCTCAAGCGACGGAGGCCGTCGTCTTGCATCAGAAATCATCCGCGGGAAAGTGAGATAAAAGATCGGTGTGGTCTCGCATCGACGATAGGACCCAACGCGGGTCTTCTTTTAATACTCATTATTTCGGTATTTACCATCACAAGACTAATAcgtaattaa